The Tachyglossus aculeatus isolate mTacAcu1 chromosome 22, mTacAcu1.pri, whole genome shotgun sequence genome window below encodes:
- the LOC119944110 gene encoding olfactory receptor 5A1-like: MNEGWNATSVTFFTFLGFTVLPELQGLLFALLLTIYFMTLSWNLGLITLIRTDSHLHTPMYFFLGHLSFIDVCYSSSVVPKTLSDFFKEPKTISFVGCATQFFVFVGMGLTECCLLAAMAYDRYAAICTPLRYQATVTRTLCLQMVAGAYVAGFSSSLIQTTSIFHLRFCGPNIIDHFFCDLPPVLALSCSDTFGSQVVSFLVVVTVGGMSFLILLISYGAIGAAILKVRSAEGRCRAFHTCASHLMVVSLLYGPALFMYLCPSSSYSRGQDKVVALFYSVMTPMLNPLIYSLRNKEIRGALHKMAERKRDLSWN; this comes from the coding sequence ATGAATGAGGGCTGGAACGCTACCTCAGTGACCTTCTTCACCTTCCTGGGATTCACCGTGCTTCCAGAGCTGCAGGGTCTTCTCTTTGCGCTGCTGTTGACGATCTACTTCATGACTCTGAGCTGGAACCTAGGCCTCATTACCCTGATCAGGACCGactcccacctccacacccccatgtacttcttcctcggccACCTTTCCTTCATAGACGTCTGCTACTCTTCCTCCGTGGTCCCGAAGACCCTCTCCGACTTCTTCAAGGAGCCGAAGACCATTTCCTTCGTGGGCTGTGCCACTCAGTTTTTCGTCTTTGTCGGGATGGGGCTGACGGAGTGCTGCCTTCTGGCCGCCatggcctacgaccgctacgcggccatctgtaCCCCACTGCGGTACCAGGCCACCGTGACCCGGACGCTCTGCCTGCAGATGGTGGCCGGGGCTTACGTGGCCGGATTTTCCAGCTCCCTGATCCAGACCACTTCCATCTTCCATCTCCGTTTTTGTGGGCCAAACATCATTGatcatttcttctgtgacctTCCCCCCGTCCTGGCTCTCTCCTGTTCGGACACGTTCGGCAGCCAGGTGGTGAGTTTTCTGGTGGTGGTTACAGTGGGGGGGATGTCttttctcatcctcctcatctcctaTGGGGCCATCGGGGCTGCCATCCTGAAGGTCCGCTCGGCCGAAGGCAGGTGCAGGGCGTTCCACACTTGCGCCTCTCATCTGATGGTGGTCTCCCTCTTGTACGGCCCGGCTCTTTTCATGTATCTCTGTCCGAGCTCCAGCTACTCCCGGGGTCAGGACAAGGTGGTGGCATTGTTCTACTCGGTGatgacccccatgctgaacccactcatctacagcctgaggaacaaggagatCAGAGGTGCGCTGCACAAGAtggcagagaggaaaagagaccTGTCTTGGAATTGA
- the LOC119944109 gene encoding olfactory receptor 5A1-like: MAGEGNSTTVIRFILLGFLSVPELQVFFFVMFLGIYLIAIAGNLGLFTLIKSGDPHLHTPMYFFLSNLAFIDICYSSTITPKMLSDFFQKQKTISFLGCATQFFVFASLGGGECLLLSAMAYDRYAAICNPLLYTAVMSPRLCGQMVAGAFMGGFLASSIQTYFVFQLHFCGSNVINHFFCDLPPLLALSCSDIFYCQVANISLATIIGVTSVLVILVSYGYIADTILKIRSVQGRSKAFNTCVSHLTAVTLLYGSILFTYLRPSSSYSLNRDKVVSVLYSLVNPMLNPLIYSLRNKEIKDALRRVREKTRSFSLPYLS; this comes from the coding sequence ATGGCTGGAGAGGGAAACAGCACGACAGTGATAAGGTTCATCCTCCTAGGATTCCTAAGCGTTCCAGAGCTGCAGGTTTTCTTCTTCGTGATGTTTTTGGGGATCTACCTCATTGCCATCGCCGGGAACCTGGGGCTTTTCACTCTCATCAAAAGTGGCGATCCCcatctccacactcccatgtactttttcctcagcaaCCTGGCCTTCATTGACATCTGCTACTCCTCCACCATCACTCCGAAGATGCTCTCAGACTTCTTCCAGAAGCAGAaaaccatttccttcctgggctgtgccactcaGTTCTTTGTCTTTGCCAGCCTGGGGGGTGGCGAATGCCTTCTTCTGTCCGCCATGGCCTATGACCGATATGCGGCCATCTGCAACCCACTGCTCTACACGGCCGTCATGTCCCCGAGGCTCTGTGGGCAGATGGTGGCCGGGGCCTTCATGGGGGGCTTCCTGGCATCTTCCATCCAAACGTACTTTGTATTTCAACTCCACTTCTGCGGGTCCAATGTCATcaatcacttcttctgtgatctgcctcctctcctggCACTGTCCTGCTCGGACATTTTTTACTGCCAAGTGGCTAACATCAGCTTAGCCACCATCATCGGAGTGACATCGGTCCTCGTCATCCTCGTCTCCTACGGCTACATCGCCGACACCATCTTGAAGATCCGCTCGGTGCAAGGCCGGTCTAAGGCCTTCAACACCTGTGTCTCTCACCTGACGGCAGTGACTCTGCTATATGGCTCCATCCTTTTCACGTACCTGCGTCCCAGCTCCAGCTATTCCCTGAACCGGGACAAGGTGGTGTCTGTCTTATATTCCCTCGTGAATCCTatgctcaaccccctcatctatagctTGAGGAACAAGGAGATTAAGGATGCTCTAAGAAGAGTGAGGGAGAAGACCAgatctttctctctgccttattTATCCTAA